The following coding sequences lie in one Pseudoalteromonas sp. Scap06 genomic window:
- a CDS encoding response regulator, translated as MIKASTPEDELSRLKDLYEYDVLDTEAEKSFDDLTQLASDICETPISLISLVDPNRQWFKSKYGIDVAETARDISFCSHAILENQVFEVQNALTDTRFHDNPLVTNDPNIRFYAGTPLITPRGNAIGTLCVISDKPKKLSSKQINALTVLGKEVIAQLELRLNNKKLSMALEKQKAHNKELEKLKEEADTANNTKSKFLANMTHELRTPLHGILNLAEFGMTETTTEEKDSTLKSILKSAHYLSNIVNDILDFSKIEAGKLEIEHIDFDLNDVISDVIKPQLQQASTKGIKLITSVDSKIADNFKGDPLRVSQILNNLCSNAIKFTKTGQVELKVSIKSSTLQTQVLKFEVIDTGLGINETVQEHLFKEFHQADSSTSREYGGTGLGLSICVRLSELMQGHLSFTSQIGKGSTFTYEQRFEIVLSPIIAKQSVELTNLQGCTVLIAEDNKINQLIIVKMLKVHNADLIIAENGKECVKYFKEHPVDLIFMDIQMPEIDGIKATQAIRSLPTGKIVPIIAMTANTLKQDIEHYLDIGMDGYLTKPFDKAKLNSLLNVYNPKNLNLKNLAVKISDPNVSSNRKLNQICKELKALIPNANRVSLWLFNKEYSALSCLICLDENDDVSSGAVLNTENSPAYFNYILTNQVLDASDARNNEVTESFTHSYFEPLNIYSLLDYTYKLDNKPLGVICCESVDSKVTWSHADKESLVKVADVTNLFLSKQIKHE; from the coding sequence ATGATAAAAGCGTCAACACCTGAAGATGAACTATCACGGCTAAAAGACCTATATGAGTATGACGTTTTAGACACTGAAGCTGAAAAATCCTTTGACGACTTAACCCAACTTGCATCTGATATTTGCGAAACGCCAATTTCACTGATAAGCCTTGTTGATCCCAACAGGCAATGGTTTAAGTCTAAGTATGGAATTGATGTAGCCGAAACAGCACGAGATATATCATTTTGTTCTCACGCAATTTTAGAAAACCAAGTGTTCGAAGTTCAAAATGCACTGACAGACACTCGCTTTCACGATAACCCCTTGGTTACAAACGACCCAAACATTCGCTTTTACGCAGGTACACCACTTATCACTCCTAGAGGTAATGCTATAGGTACGTTATGTGTTATTAGTGATAAACCAAAAAAGCTTTCGAGCAAACAAATAAATGCGCTCACGGTTTTGGGCAAAGAGGTTATTGCGCAACTAGAGCTTAGGCTTAATAATAAAAAGCTGTCTATGGCATTAGAAAAACAAAAAGCACACAATAAAGAACTAGAAAAGTTAAAAGAAGAAGCAGATACGGCCAATAACACTAAGAGTAAATTTTTAGCAAATATGACTCACGAGCTGAGAACCCCATTGCATGGGATTTTAAATTTAGCTGAATTTGGTATGACCGAAACCACAACAGAGGAAAAAGACAGCACTTTAAAAAGTATATTAAAGTCAGCTCATTACTTATCAAATATTGTAAATGACATTTTAGACTTTTCTAAAATTGAGGCTGGTAAATTAGAAATTGAACATATCGACTTCGATCTTAATGACGTTATTAGCGATGTGATAAAGCCCCAGTTACAGCAAGCGTCTACTAAAGGTATAAAGCTTATTACATCGGTAGACTCTAAAATAGCAGATAATTTTAAAGGGGATCCTCTTCGGGTTTCGCAAATTTTAAATAACTTGTGCTCAAATGCGATTAAATTCACCAAAACTGGTCAAGTCGAACTGAAAGTAAGTATTAAAAGCAGTACATTGCAAACACAAGTACTCAAGTTTGAAGTTATTGATACAGGCCTTGGCATTAATGAGACTGTTCAAGAACATTTATTTAAAGAATTTCATCAGGCAGACTCATCGACCTCAAGAGAATATGGGGGTACAGGTTTAGGCTTATCAATTTGTGTTCGTTTAAGTGAGCTAATGCAGGGGCACCTTAGCTTCACCAGCCAAATAGGTAAAGGCTCTACGTTCACCTATGAGCAACGCTTTGAGATTGTTTTGTCACCAATAATAGCAAAGCAAAGCGTTGAGCTAACAAACTTACAAGGTTGTACTGTCTTAATTGCCGAAGATAATAAAATAAATCAGCTCATTATTGTTAAAATGCTCAAGGTACATAATGCTGATTTAATAATCGCAGAGAACGGTAAAGAATGCGTTAAGTACTTCAAAGAACACCCTGTAGACTTAATTTTCATGGATATACAAATGCCTGAAATAGATGGAATAAAAGCCACACAGGCTATTAGATCGCTTCCTACAGGTAAAATCGTTCCAATTATCGCTATGACAGCAAATACCCTAAAACAAGACATTGAGCATTATTTAGATATTGGCATGGATGGCTACTTAACAAAACCGTTCGATAAAGCTAAGCTCAACAGCTTACTCAATGTTTATAATCCTAAAAACCTCAACCTCAAAAACTTAGCAGTAAAAATTAGCGATCCTAATGTTTCTAGTAACAGGAAGCTAAACCAAATATGCAAAGAGTTAAAAGCGCTTATTCCTAATGCCAATCGAGTCAGTCTGTGGTTATTTAATAAAGAATACAGCGCATTAAGTTGCTTAATTTGTCTTGATGAAAATGATGACGTGTCAAGTGGTGCTGTTTTAAATACAGAAAACTCCCCTGCTTATTTCAACTATATTTTAACCAACCAAGTACTCGACGCCTCAGACGCCAGAAATAACGAAGTAACCGAGTCGTTTACTCACTCTTACTTTGAGCCACTCAATATTTATTCTTTACTTGATTACACTTATAAACTTGATAACAAGCCGTTAGGTGTCATTTGTTGTGAAAGTGTAGACTCAAAGGTAACTTGGAGTCATGCTGATAAAGAGTCATTAGTAAAAGTTGCTGATGTCACGAACTTGTTTTTATCTAAACAAATAAAGCATGAGTAA
- a CDS encoding efflux RND transporter permease subunit → MKIPTISELALDHNRLMLAIVFGLMLFGAFSYYQLPKQEDPKIKIREAVVTTAYPGVSAKKVELLITKTLEEAIREMPSIAEIRSVSIPGRSIIHAELKQSVEQSEFDQQWDKLRDQINAVRDDLPNGTLPYVVNDDFGDVAVLTVALIADPAYSMGDRQDVAQHIADMLHQVEGTKKIDILGIQQERIFIEIENAKLAQLGIAPDQLIGALKNQNIIRPSGVIDANGKNFIIQPSGNYQNLADIRNTLISVPNQPETILLRDIAKISRKVVDPPSRTSYYNNRQAIIFAISKDEQADVLKFTPKIEAMIAQINQTIPAGYQLKNITRQAGVVEDAVFGVTFSVLQTIVIVSVVVVMFLGLRTGLIVGSIVPAAILITLSVMNFMGIPLERMSLATLIIALGLLVDDGIIMAEDFKKRIEDGETRDDAIRNTSGTLAIPSLTSSLTTILVFLPLMLAQSSAGEYTRSISLVVLIALLTSWALSLTFTTYLCHRFVKKETREKQNIIRRKINRFFDSLTPLYEKALRQIMRARIAFVVVILGLFLAGGWAMSLVPAKFFPDSDRAQILVYLDMPAGTSMRKTDATVQAISKNLDDKEHFPHIEKYAAYAGFGGPRFVLSLTPIDPEPSKAFFMIDVGERKFADPTLKRVREMFAQDFPGVMGRVTKMFLGPSDSSLIEIQVKGPDSDYIYSVSDEIKTLLRNVDGTFDIKSDWENRITTLKLEVNQQNARRAGISSNDVAQALETYFSGRIISEFREGDDIFPIVLRAQDSERYDLDRINSVSIYSSAKGVSVPLMQVADIRYETQFARIARENLFRTVTVQAKNQIMSAQSMVPLLEEKLDKIREKLPPGYEIEYDGVVGDSAESQAAILANLPLCIAIMVFIIIAQFRSYRATSIVFLTVPLIIIGAAFGLLVMQANFGFMVILGLYALAGIIINNAVILIDRINIERKQIECLEQQTTEQSNQQNFEAVINASLRRLRPILMSTCTTIIGLMPLILSKDVLFYGQASTIAFGLAMGTILTLGFVPVVYTFFFKIKPVKADKK, encoded by the coding sequence AGTTTGATCAACAATGGGATAAACTGCGCGATCAAATAAACGCAGTGCGTGATGACTTACCCAATGGGACATTGCCTTATGTAGTAAACGATGATTTTGGTGATGTTGCCGTATTAACAGTGGCACTTATTGCTGATCCTGCCTACAGTATGGGCGATCGCCAAGATGTGGCGCAACACATTGCTGATATGCTGCATCAAGTTGAGGGCACTAAAAAAATTGATATTTTGGGCATTCAACAAGAGCGTATTTTTATAGAAATTGAAAATGCTAAGCTCGCTCAACTGGGTATTGCACCTGACCAATTAATTGGTGCTTTAAAAAACCAAAATATTATACGCCCTAGTGGGGTTATTGACGCCAATGGCAAAAACTTTATTATTCAACCTTCAGGAAATTACCAAAACCTTGCCGATATTAGAAATACACTTATCAGTGTGCCTAACCAGCCTGAAACAATATTGCTGCGCGATATTGCTAAAATAAGCCGTAAAGTGGTCGATCCCCCATCAAGAACAAGTTATTACAATAATCGCCAAGCCATTATTTTTGCCATATCTAAGGATGAACAAGCGGATGTGCTTAAGTTCACTCCTAAAATAGAAGCGATGATAGCGCAAATTAATCAAACTATTCCTGCAGGCTATCAATTAAAAAATATTACGCGCCAAGCCGGTGTGGTTGAAGATGCAGTATTTGGTGTGACTTTTAGTGTTTTGCAAACCATCGTTATAGTATCAGTTGTGGTAGTGATGTTTTTAGGCTTACGCACTGGTCTGATTGTGGGCTCGATTGTGCCAGCAGCGATTTTAATCACGCTTTCAGTTATGAACTTTATGGGTATTCCATTAGAGCGTATGTCGCTAGCTACTTTAATTATTGCGCTTGGTCTTTTGGTTGATGATGGCATAATAATGGCTGAAGATTTTAAAAAGCGTATCGAAGATGGCGAAACGCGTGATGATGCTATTCGTAACACTTCAGGCACTCTTGCGATACCGTCTTTAACTTCATCATTAACAACTATTCTTGTGTTTTTACCCCTTATGTTGGCACAAAGTAGTGCCGGTGAATATACGCGCTCGATCTCCTTGGTGGTGCTAATTGCATTACTTACTTCTTGGGCGCTAAGCCTGACATTTACTACTTATTTATGTCATCGCTTCGTTAAAAAAGAAACGAGGGAAAAGCAAAATATTATTCGCCGTAAAATTAATCGTTTTTTTGATAGCCTCACCCCGCTTTACGAAAAAGCATTACGACAAATTATGCGTGCGCGTATTGCGTTTGTTGTTGTTATTTTGGGGCTATTTTTGGCAGGGGGCTGGGCTATGAGTCTAGTACCTGCAAAGTTTTTTCCAGATTCTGACCGAGCACAAATTTTAGTGTACCTTGATATGCCAGCGGGTACTTCAATGCGTAAAACTGACGCAACGGTGCAGGCTATTTCAAAAAACTTGGATGATAAAGAACACTTTCCACATATTGAAAAATATGCGGCCTATGCTGGATTTGGTGGTCCTCGGTTTGTTTTATCACTTACACCTATCGACCCCGAACCTTCAAAAGCATTTTTTATGATTGATGTAGGTGAACGAAAGTTCGCCGATCCTACATTAAAGAGAGTGCGAGAGATGTTTGCTCAAGATTTCCCTGGTGTGATGGGGCGTGTTACGAAAATGTTCTTAGGGCCATCTGATTCTTCACTAATAGAGATTCAAGTTAAAGGTCCTGATAGTGATTATATTTATTCTGTTAGCGATGAAATTAAAACTTTGTTGCGAAATGTAGATGGCACGTTTGATATTAAAAGCGATTGGGAAAACCGCATTACGACACTTAAACTTGAGGTTAATCAGCAAAATGCTCGTCGTGCCGGAATTAGCTCAAATGATGTTGCCCAAGCGTTAGAAACCTATTTTTCTGGACGCATAATATCCGAGTTTCGTGAAGGTGATGATATATTCCCTATTGTATTAAGGGCGCAAGACAGTGAGCGATACGATTTAGATCGAATCAACAGTGTTAGTATTTATTCTTCTGCTAAAGGCGTCAGTGTTCCTTTAATGCAAGTGGCTGATATTCGCTATGAGACTCAGTTTGCCCGCATTGCTCGTGAAAATTTATTTCGTACTGTAACAGTACAAGCTAAAAATCAAATTATGTCGGCGCAAAGTATGGTGCCCTTACTTGAAGAGAAGCTTGATAAAATACGAGAGAAATTACCACCTGGTTATGAAATAGAATATGACGGTGTAGTCGGAGACTCCGCGGAATCGCAAGCTGCAATTTTAGCTAATTTACCGCTGTGTATTGCCATTATGGTGTTTATTATCATTGCGCAATTTCGCTCTTATCGTGCCACTAGTATTGTATTTTTAACCGTACCCCTAATTATCATTGGTGCTGCTTTTGGTTTGTTGGTTATGCAAGCAAACTTTGGGTTTATGGTTATTTTAGGTTTATATGCGCTTGCCGGTATTATCATTAATAATGCGGTGATTCTGATAGATCGAATAAATATTGAACGTAAACAGATAGAGTGCTTAGAGCAACAAACCACAGAGCAGTCTAATCAACAAAACTTTGAGGCGGTAATCAATGCCTCTTTAAGGCGTTTACGACCTATTTTGATGTCTACTTGCACAACGATAATAGGCTTAATGCCACTTATTTTATCTAAAGATGTTTTATTTTATGGTCAAGCAAGCACGATTGCGTTTGGTCTTGCTATGGGAACAATTTTAACATTAGGGTTTGTTCCGGTTGTGTATACTTTTTTCTTTAAAATAAAGCCGGTTAAAGCAGATAAAAAATAA
- a CDS encoding alpha/beta hydrolase family protein has product MKCLVVLFLVVWPFLVNATALQVNFPDVDNNVAYASVASLGFNSADEKVAYGSDESQYALLWRAKKIQPQNPLVILLHGGCWLSAYDIKHTYALSTGLAQAGFNVWSLEYRRSGASGGGWPATFNDVKAGILAVSKYNNGEFNLADSVVVGHSAGGHLALLAGGEIDQLKGVIALAPITDIKAYARGDNSCQKVTKDFMQGMPTDKPKAYTQANPSDQPLHPQSIILQGDQDAIVPAFNLEQLKRPVVMLEGVGHFDWIHPGSAAFNTLIQNLNEM; this is encoded by the coding sequence TTGAAATGCTTAGTAGTTTTATTTTTAGTTGTATGGCCTTTTTTGGTTAATGCCACCGCGCTGCAAGTTAACTTTCCTGATGTAGATAATAATGTTGCATACGCAAGTGTTGCTTCGCTTGGATTTAACTCAGCTGATGAAAAAGTAGCCTACGGCAGTGATGAGTCACAGTACGCATTACTCTGGCGCGCAAAAAAAATACAGCCGCAAAACCCGTTAGTTATTTTACTTCATGGTGGTTGTTGGCTAAGTGCATACGATATTAAACATACCTACGCGTTAAGTACTGGGCTTGCACAAGCTGGTTTTAACGTATGGTCTTTAGAGTATAGAAGAAGCGGCGCAAGCGGTGGTGGCTGGCCTGCAACGTTTAATGATGTAAAAGCCGGAATTTTAGCGGTAAGTAAATATAACAATGGCGAGTTTAATTTAGCTGACTCGGTTGTGGTAGGACACTCAGCTGGTGGGCATTTAGCTCTGCTTGCTGGTGGTGAAATTGATCAGCTTAAAGGGGTTATTGCCTTAGCCCCTATTACTGATATAAAAGCGTATGCACGCGGTGATAATAGTTGTCAAAAAGTGACAAAGGATTTTATGCAAGGCATGCCAACTGATAAACCTAAGGCATACACGCAAGCTAACCCGAGTGATCAGCCACTTCATCCGCAAAGCATTATATTACAAGGTGACCAAGATGCCATCGTGCCTGCTTTTAATTTAGAACAGCTTAAACGTCCAGTTGTCATGTTAGAAGGCGTGGGGCATTTTGATTGGATCCATCCGGGATCAGCTGCATTTAATACACTAATACAAAATTTGAATGAGATGTAA
- the kynU gene encoding kynureninase: MNFNEIIALDKADTLAHKRNEFDLPADTIYLDGNSLGALPKAVKPRVAEVVSQQWGSHLIRSWNDHQWIDLPTQVGEKIAPIIGADKGQVICCDSISVNLFKLLSSALSLNSERNVVLSTEDNFPTDLYMVQGLSELLGPDLCQLKLVAEQDIEQSLNDTVAVLLLTQVNFRTGKLLDMQKITQLAHEKGILVIWDLAHSAGAIPVELDDCNADFAVGCGYKYLNGGPGSPAFLYVAKRHQAAVKHPLSGWMGHAKPFAFDAKYQRANNINQYLCGTPSVIAMSALDAALDVWQDVDISQIREKSIALADVFIKLVKTHSCLSDLRLCSTENSSQRGSQLAFSHTDAFAICQALIEKGVIADFRAPNILRFGFTPLYTSFEEIWQAVAILAEVVKTQLYTQPRFNLAGKVT, translated from the coding sequence ATGAATTTTAATGAGATTATAGCGCTTGATAAAGCGGATACGCTGGCTCACAAACGTAACGAATTTGATTTACCCGCAGACACTATTTATCTCGATGGTAATTCGTTAGGTGCTCTGCCTAAAGCAGTAAAACCGCGCGTAGCAGAGGTGGTAAGCCAGCAATGGGGTAGTCACCTAATTAGAAGTTGGAATGATCACCAATGGATTGATTTACCTACTCAGGTAGGGGAGAAAATAGCGCCTATTATTGGCGCCGACAAAGGCCAAGTTATTTGTTGTGATTCTATTTCGGTTAATTTATTTAAACTATTAAGTAGTGCGCTATCGTTAAACTCTGAGCGTAACGTGGTGTTATCTACCGAGGATAACTTTCCTACTGACTTATACATGGTACAAGGGTTAAGTGAATTATTAGGCCCCGACTTATGTCAGCTAAAACTCGTCGCAGAGCAAGATATTGAACAAAGCCTAAATGATACAGTGGCAGTATTACTGTTAACACAGGTGAATTTTAGAACCGGTAAATTGTTAGATATGCAAAAAATCACCCAGCTAGCTCATGAAAAAGGCATTTTGGTGATATGGGATTTAGCTCATAGTGCAGGTGCTATACCGGTTGAACTTGATGACTGTAATGCTGATTTTGCTGTTGGTTGTGGCTATAAATACTTAAATGGCGGTCCTGGTTCGCCTGCGTTTTTATATGTAGCAAAACGCCACCAAGCTGCTGTAAAACACCCCTTATCAGGCTGGATGGGTCATGCAAAACCATTTGCTTTTGATGCAAAATATCAACGTGCTAACAATATAAATCAGTATTTATGTGGTACACCCAGTGTAATTGCTATGAGTGCTTTAGATGCTGCGCTTGATGTATGGCAAGATGTAGATATTTCACAAATAAGAGAAAAGTCGATTGCACTTGCTGACGTATTTATTAAATTAGTAAAAACACATTCATGCTTAAGTGATTTGCGCTTATGTTCCACTGAAAATTCGAGCCAAAGAGGTAGCCAACTAGCATTTTCACATACCGACGCATTTGCTATATGCCAAGCGTTAATTGAAAAAGGGGTTATTGCTGATTTTCGTGCACCTAATATTCTACGCTTTGGTTTTACGCCACTTTATACTTCGTTTGAAGAGATTTGGCAGGCAGTGGCTATTTTAGCTGAGGTGGTTAAAACCCAGCTATATACCCAGCCACGTTTTAATTTAGCGGGTAAAGTGACGTAA
- a CDS encoding amidohydrolase family protein has product MSIFRLSVVTSFFFAVNIVATNAHASTKIIHAGELLAIPGEKPQQKQTIVIENGKIVSVSAGFLPINRFGENAQLIDLSTRFVMPGLMDMHVHLQGELGPDNKKELVEMSDADIAMRSVHFANKTLMAGFTTVRDVGSQSEQMYALRNGVAKGWISGPRIIAGAGVTITGGHLDVDGMSPDLLTMKTPPTVCDGAIECRKKTRYAIKYGADLIKVASTGGVLSDTTTGTGQQMQDDELKAVVDTAHGLGRKVASHAHAAQGINAALRAGVDSIEHGSYTDDEGIKLFKETGAYLVPTLLAGHTVVRLAKNSDFMSAPIKSKAIRVGGDMLNNFTKAYKSGVNIAFGTDSGVSKHGINAQEAVLMYQAGMTPADILKSATVNAADLIDMNHSLGTIEPGKFADIIALDTSPLSDISALLDVDFVMKEGTVFKQQ; this is encoded by the coding sequence ATGAGCATATTTCGATTGAGTGTTGTTACCTCGTTTTTTTTCGCAGTTAACATCGTTGCTACTAATGCACATGCGAGTACTAAAATAATTCATGCAGGAGAGTTATTGGCTATTCCCGGAGAAAAACCACAACAAAAACAAACTATAGTAATAGAAAATGGCAAAATAGTTTCGGTATCAGCGGGTTTTTTACCTATCAACCGTTTTGGTGAAAATGCTCAGTTAATCGATTTATCGACCCGCTTTGTTATGCCTGGGCTCATGGATATGCATGTGCATTTACAAGGTGAGCTTGGGCCAGATAACAAAAAAGAGCTGGTGGAAATGTCTGATGCAGATATAGCAATGCGCAGTGTGCATTTTGCTAACAAAACCCTTATGGCGGGTTTTACTACAGTGCGTGATGTGGGCAGTCAAAGTGAGCAAATGTACGCATTAAGAAATGGGGTGGCCAAAGGGTGGATAAGTGGCCCTCGAATTATTGCTGGTGCTGGCGTTACTATTACCGGCGGGCACTTAGATGTTGATGGTATGAGCCCAGACTTACTCACTATGAAAACACCGCCCACAGTGTGTGATGGCGCTATTGAATGCCGCAAAAAAACTCGCTATGCAATTAAATACGGGGCTGATTTAATTAAAGTTGCTTCTACCGGTGGCGTGCTTTCGGATACTACTACGGGCACAGGGCAGCAAATGCAAGACGATGAACTTAAAGCTGTAGTTGATACAGCGCATGGTTTAGGGCGAAAAGTAGCTAGTCATGCGCATGCCGCTCAAGGTATTAATGCAGCATTACGTGCGGGCGTTGATAGCATTGAGCACGGTAGTTACACAGATGATGAAGGCATTAAATTATTTAAAGAAACAGGGGCTTATTTAGTCCCTACTTTGCTTGCTGGGCACACCGTAGTTAGGTTAGCAAAAAACAGTGACTTTATGTCTGCGCCAATTAAAAGCAAAGCAATTAGGGTGGGGGGCGATATGCTCAACAATTTTACTAAGGCATATAAGTCCGGGGTAAACATTGCATTTGGTACCGACAGTGGCGTATCTAAGCACGGCATTAACGCACAAGAAGCGGTATTGATGTACCAAGCAGGTATGACTCCTGCTGATATCTTAAAGTCGGCAACGGTTAACGCGGCTGATTTGATTGATATGAATCATAGCTTAGGCACCATAGAGCCTGGTAAGTTTGCTGATATTATTGCCTTAGACACCAGCCCACTTAGCGATATTAGCGCTTTATTGGATGTTGATTTTGTTATGAAAGAAGGCACGGTTTTTAAACAACAATAA
- a CDS encoding sensor domain-containing diguanylate cyclase, whose amino-acid sequence MDIKDINIALLEKCNFLLMVFDNNNQLSYLSQRWSELNVAAKKVPTIESLYGCCTTESKDLLQQQILALKSQHNELDQFDIELTLATDYSIKLNCCLHSVQQNQHQYIVLVFNQHFAQVSSVISNNELQTIIENAGEVLKVGYWQFDCITNQLFWTDEIYTIHGVSPSNYSPQLDTAINFYHEDDKSKITDAIEQALACGQEWSCIKLRVVDDDLQERTVISSGNVSRDLNGEITKLYGIFQDISGNEKIALERDFLVTALKETTVGMVIADKDKRVIWVNGSFERITGYPLNKVEGKKLGSILQGEKTDANTIEQLKIHLKKGIPITTRILNYTQNGDPYWNELAISPIFRDGKVAYYFAVQNDVTKEINIEHKLIALNTSLEQRIQARTQELSSLNKELEKQANIDPLTGCLNRRTLYRTLSDELLKTQNKNTYISLLMLDIDHFKAINDNYGHEAGDLSLKELTNTLRALTRKHDFVFRLGGEEFLIIMPNTNKAEAKQAAERIKNTINQHKVFYRNKNISFTVSIGLLTHDGSISLQNSLKYVDDYLYEAKTKGRNRIVD is encoded by the coding sequence ATGGATATTAAAGACATAAATATTGCGCTGCTAGAAAAGTGTAATTTTCTTTTAATGGTATTTGATAATAATAATCAGCTTAGTTATCTTTCTCAAAGGTGGTCAGAGCTTAATGTTGCAGCTAAAAAAGTACCCACCATTGAAAGCCTTTATGGCTGTTGTACTACTGAAAGCAAAGATCTATTACAACAACAAATTCTCGCACTAAAATCGCAACATAATGAGTTAGACCAATTTGATATTGAACTAACATTAGCAACCGATTACTCCATTAAACTAAATTGTTGCTTACACAGTGTGCAGCAAAACCAACACCAATATATAGTTTTAGTTTTTAATCAGCATTTTGCCCAAGTGTCGTCTGTTATTAGCAATAACGAATTACAAACCATCATAGAAAATGCCGGCGAAGTATTAAAGGTAGGCTATTGGCAGTTCGACTGTATAACTAACCAATTATTTTGGACCGATGAAATTTACACCATTCATGGTGTTTCACCGAGTAACTATTCCCCTCAACTAGATACTGCAATAAATTTTTATCATGAAGATGACAAATCCAAAATAACAGATGCGATCGAGCAAGCTCTTGCATGCGGACAAGAATGGAGCTGTATAAAGCTTCGTGTTGTAGATGACGATCTACAAGAGCGCACTGTTATATCAAGCGGCAATGTATCGAGAGATTTAAACGGTGAAATCACTAAGTTATATGGCATTTTCCAAGACATATCAGGGAATGAAAAAATAGCTCTGGAGCGGGATTTTTTAGTTACTGCACTCAAAGAAACCACTGTAGGAATGGTGATTGCCGATAAAGACAAGCGTGTTATTTGGGTAAATGGCTCATTTGAAAGAATTACGGGCTACCCACTGAATAAAGTAGAAGGTAAAAAGCTTGGCTCCATTTTACAAGGTGAAAAAACTGACGCCAACACAATAGAGCAACTTAAAATTCATCTTAAAAAAGGCATCCCTATAACCACCCGAATTTTAAACTATACGCAAAATGGTGACCCTTATTGGAATGAACTGGCCATATCACCCATTTTTAGAGACGGCAAAGTGGCTTATTACTTTGCTGTACAAAACGACGTAACCAAAGAAATAAACATAGAGCATAAACTGATAGCCCTCAATACCAGTTTAGAGCAACGTATTCAGGCGCGTACTCAAGAACTCTCTTCACTTAATAAAGAGCTAGAAAAGCAAGCCAATATAGACCCACTTACAGGCTGTTTAAATAGACGAACTTTATACAGAACACTCAGCGATGAACTATTAAAAACGCAAAATAAAAACACCTATATTTCATTATTAATGCTCGACATAGACCATTTTAAAGCAATAAATGATAATTATGGCCACGAAGCTGGCGATTTAAGCTTAAAAGAGCTTACCAACACATTACGCGCTTTAACCAGAAAGCACGATTTTGTATTTCGCCTGGGCGGTGAAGAGTTTTTAATTATTATGCCCAATACAAACAAAGCAGAAGCTAAGCAAGCCGCTGAGCGAATTAAAAACACGATTAATCAACATAAAGTTTTCTATCGCAATAAAAATATTAGCTTTACGGTAAGTATTGGGCTGCTTACCCATGATGGCTCTATCAGCCTACAAAACAGCTTAAAATACGTTGATGACTATTTATACGAAGCAAAAACGAAAGGCCGTAATAGGATTGTTGATTGA